A genomic window from Glycine soja cultivar W05 chromosome 10, ASM419377v2, whole genome shotgun sequence includes:
- the LOC114370219 gene encoding protein CNGC15a-like isoform X3 yields the protein MVSDRSKSVRFQDELETNKLMDNNKESHLSMVSFNEVSNDKQKGGKDAIGNKSSEDGRELSRVFSEDYDAAEILVLDPRGHRVNTWNKIFLAACLLSLFVDPLFFYLPVAKKDKCIDMSVGLEVFLTIIRSLIDAFYIIQIYFRFQTAYIAPSSRVSGRGELIIDSSKIASKYMRRDFWLDLMAAQPLPQANGVMMEKAWAGAAYNLMLYMLASHVLGSSWYLLSIERQNECWKKVCTLQYPHCQYRYLDCQSMGDPDRIAWLRSSNLSSLCDQSSDFFQFGIFADALNLEVTASKFFNKYCYCLWWGLRNLSSVGQNLLTGTRVAEINFAVIIAVLGLVLFALLIGNMQTYLQSTTTRLEEWRIRRTDTERWMHHRQLPRYLKQNVRRHEQFRWVATRGVDEETILRDLPIDLRRDIKRHLCLNLVRQVPLFDQMDERMLDAICERLKPSLFTPGACVVREGDLVNEMLFIVRGRLDSCTTNGGRTGFFNTCRLGSGDFCGEELLPWALDPRPTVVLPSSTRTVKAITEVEAFALIAGDLKFVAAQFRRLHSKQLRHTFRFHSHQWRTWAACFIQAAWFRYKRIKETSELKRKENLMMAFVPGTTGSEHFSAPLQAPKGTMYAAKLASSPRKGRSLRYGPELDILGSLRKPLEPDFTDDE from the exons ATGGTTTCTGATAGATCAAAATCTGTGAG ATTTCAAGATGAACTTGAGACAAATAAGTTAATGGACAACAACAAAGAAAGTCACTTGTCAATGGTGTCCTTTAATGAAGTGAGTAATGATAAACAAAAGGGTGGGAAGGATGCAATAGGCAACAAGTCCTCTGAGGATGGAAGAGAACTTTCAAGGGTCTTCTCTGAGGATTATGATGCAGCAGAGATTTTGGTATTGGATCCTAGGGGACATAGAGTAAACACATGGAACAAAATTTTCTTAGCGGCGTGTTTGCTTTCGTTATTCGTGGATCCTCTATTCTTTTACTTACCAGTGGCTAAGAAAGACAAGTGCATTGATATGTCAGTTGGTCTTGAAGTGTTCCTCACCATAATCCGATCATTGATTGATGCATTTTACATTATTCAGATTTATTTTCGGTTTCAAACCGCTTATATTGCTCCTTCCTCTCGTGTTTCTGGTAGAGGAGAGCTTATCATAGACTCTTCAAAAATTGCATCGAAGTACATGCGAAGAGACTTCTGGCTTGATCTAATGGCTGCTCAACCACTTCCACAG GCAAATGGGGTAATGATGGAAAAGGCATGGGCTGGGGCAGCATATAATCTGATGCTCTATATGCTAGCTAGTCAT GTTTTAGGATCCTCTTGGTACCTGTTATCAATTGAACGCCAGAATGAATGTTGGAAGAAAGTTTGTACACTGCAGTACCCACACTGCCAGTATCGTTATCTTGATTGTCAAAGCATGGGTGACCCGGATAGGATTGCTTGGTTAAGATCAAGTAATCTCTCAAGTCTATGTGATCAAAGCAGTGATTTCTTTCAATTTGGCATCTTTGCTGATGCTCTCAATTTGGAAGTTACGGCCTCTAAATTCTTCAACAAATACTGTTACTGTCTCTGGTGGGGACTAAGGAATCTTAG CTCTGTGGGACAGAATCTCTTAACTGGCACACGTGTTGCAGAGATCAATTTTGCTGTGATCATTGCAGTTCTTGGATTGGTGCTTTTTGCATTGCTTATAGGCAATATGCAA ACCTACCTGCAATCCACCACTACACGGCTAGAAGAATGGAGAATAAGAAGGACAGATACAGAAAGATGGATGCATCACAGGCAGCTCCCCCGTTACCTAAAGCAAAACGTGCGACGTCATGAACAATTCAGATGGGTTGCTACTAGGGGAGTTGATGAGGAAACTATTCTCAGAGACCTTCCCATAGATCTAAGACGTGACATCAAACGCCACCTTTGCCTCAATCTAGTCCGACAA GTACCACTATTTGATCAAATGGATGAAAGGATGCTAGATGCAATATGTGAAAGGCTGAAACCTTCTCTTTTCACTCCAGGCGCTTGTGTGGTTCGCGAGGGTGACCTGGTGAACGAGATGCTTTTCATTGTTCGAGGACGCCTAGATTCTTGCACCACCAACGGTGGCAGAACAGGTTTCTTCAACACCTGCAGACTTGGCTCTGGTGACTTCTGTGGTGAAGAGCTCCTGCCATGGGCCTTGGACCCTCGTCCAACGGTAGTCCTTCCTTCATCAACTCGCACGGTGAAAGCCATCACCGAAGTGGAAGCCTTTGCACTCATTGCAGGGGACTTGAAGTTTGTGGCAGCACAATTCAGAAGGCTGCACAGCAAACAACTGAGGCACACTTTTAGGTTCCACTCCCACCAGTGGAGGACTTGGGCTGCGTGCTTCATACAAGCAGCATGGTTCAGgtataaaagaataaaggagACAAGTGAACTCAAGAGAAAGGAGAATCTGATGATGGCCTTTGTTCCTGGAACAACTGGCTCTGAACATTTCTCTGCACCTCTTCAGGCCCCAAAGGGCACAATGTATGCTGCAAAACTAGCTTCCAGCCCAAGGAAAGGTAGGAGCCTAAGATATGGGCCTGAACTTGACATTCTTGGTTCATTGAGGAAGCCCCTTGAACCAGACTTTACTGATGATGAGTGA
- the LOC114370219 gene encoding protein CNGC15a-like isoform X1, whose translation MVSDRSKSVRFQDELETNKLMDNNKESHLSMVSFNEVSNDKQKGGKDAIGNKSSEDGRELSRVFSEDYDAAEILVLDPRGHRVNTWNKIFLAACLLSLFVDPLFFYLPVAKKDKCIDMSVGLEVFLTIIRSLIDAFYIIQIYFRFQTAYIAPSSRVSGRGELIIDSSKIASKYMRRDFWLDLMAAQPLPQVLIWAVIPNLKGSQMIASRHILRLASIFQYLLRLYLIYPLSSEIVKANGVMMEKAWAGAAYNLMLYMLASHVLGSSWYLLSIERQNECWKKVCTLQYPHCQYRYLDCQSMGDPDRIAWLRSSNLSSLCDQSSDFFQFGIFADALNLEVTASKFFNKYCYCLWWGLRNLSSVGQNLLTGTRVAEINFAVIIAVLGLVLFALLIGNMQTYLQSTTTRLEEWRIRRTDTERWMHHRQLPRYLKQNVRRHEQFRWVATRGVDEETILRDLPIDLRRDIKRHLCLNLVRQVPLFDQMDERMLDAICERLKPSLFTPGACVVREGDLVNEMLFIVRGRLDSCTTNGGRTGFFNTCRLGSGDFCGEELLPWALDPRPTVVLPSSTRTVKAITEVEAFALIAGDLKFVAAQFRRLHSKQLRHTFRFHSHQWRTWAACFIQAAWFRYKRIKETSELKRKENLMMAFVPGTTGSEHFSAPLQAPKGTMYAAKLASSPRKGRSLRYGPELDILGSLRKPLEPDFTDDE comes from the exons ATGGTTTCTGATAGATCAAAATCTGTGAG ATTTCAAGATGAACTTGAGACAAATAAGTTAATGGACAACAACAAAGAAAGTCACTTGTCAATGGTGTCCTTTAATGAAGTGAGTAATGATAAACAAAAGGGTGGGAAGGATGCAATAGGCAACAAGTCCTCTGAGGATGGAAGAGAACTTTCAAGGGTCTTCTCTGAGGATTATGATGCAGCAGAGATTTTGGTATTGGATCCTAGGGGACATAGAGTAAACACATGGAACAAAATTTTCTTAGCGGCGTGTTTGCTTTCGTTATTCGTGGATCCTCTATTCTTTTACTTACCAGTGGCTAAGAAAGACAAGTGCATTGATATGTCAGTTGGTCTTGAAGTGTTCCTCACCATAATCCGATCATTGATTGATGCATTTTACATTATTCAGATTTATTTTCGGTTTCAAACCGCTTATATTGCTCCTTCCTCTCGTGTTTCTGGTAGAGGAGAGCTTATCATAGACTCTTCAAAAATTGCATCGAAGTACATGCGAAGAGACTTCTGGCTTGATCTAATGGCTGCTCAACCACTTCCACAG GTATTGATTTGGGCAGTAATTCCAAATCTAAAAGGGTCTCAAATGATTGCTTCAAGGCATATTTTACGCCTTGCTTCCATTTTCCAGTACCTCTTGAGATTGTATCTTATTTATCCTCTATCATCTGAAATCGTCAAGGCAAATGGGGTAATGATGGAAAAGGCATGGGCTGGGGCAGCATATAATCTGATGCTCTATATGCTAGCTAGTCAT GTTTTAGGATCCTCTTGGTACCTGTTATCAATTGAACGCCAGAATGAATGTTGGAAGAAAGTTTGTACACTGCAGTACCCACACTGCCAGTATCGTTATCTTGATTGTCAAAGCATGGGTGACCCGGATAGGATTGCTTGGTTAAGATCAAGTAATCTCTCAAGTCTATGTGATCAAAGCAGTGATTTCTTTCAATTTGGCATCTTTGCTGATGCTCTCAATTTGGAAGTTACGGCCTCTAAATTCTTCAACAAATACTGTTACTGTCTCTGGTGGGGACTAAGGAATCTTAG CTCTGTGGGACAGAATCTCTTAACTGGCACACGTGTTGCAGAGATCAATTTTGCTGTGATCATTGCAGTTCTTGGATTGGTGCTTTTTGCATTGCTTATAGGCAATATGCAA ACCTACCTGCAATCCACCACTACACGGCTAGAAGAATGGAGAATAAGAAGGACAGATACAGAAAGATGGATGCATCACAGGCAGCTCCCCCGTTACCTAAAGCAAAACGTGCGACGTCATGAACAATTCAGATGGGTTGCTACTAGGGGAGTTGATGAGGAAACTATTCTCAGAGACCTTCCCATAGATCTAAGACGTGACATCAAACGCCACCTTTGCCTCAATCTAGTCCGACAA GTACCACTATTTGATCAAATGGATGAAAGGATGCTAGATGCAATATGTGAAAGGCTGAAACCTTCTCTTTTCACTCCAGGCGCTTGTGTGGTTCGCGAGGGTGACCTGGTGAACGAGATGCTTTTCATTGTTCGAGGACGCCTAGATTCTTGCACCACCAACGGTGGCAGAACAGGTTTCTTCAACACCTGCAGACTTGGCTCTGGTGACTTCTGTGGTGAAGAGCTCCTGCCATGGGCCTTGGACCCTCGTCCAACGGTAGTCCTTCCTTCATCAACTCGCACGGTGAAAGCCATCACCGAAGTGGAAGCCTTTGCACTCATTGCAGGGGACTTGAAGTTTGTGGCAGCACAATTCAGAAGGCTGCACAGCAAACAACTGAGGCACACTTTTAGGTTCCACTCCCACCAGTGGAGGACTTGGGCTGCGTGCTTCATACAAGCAGCATGGTTCAGgtataaaagaataaaggagACAAGTGAACTCAAGAGAAAGGAGAATCTGATGATGGCCTTTGTTCCTGGAACAACTGGCTCTGAACATTTCTCTGCACCTCTTCAGGCCCCAAAGGGCACAATGTATGCTGCAAAACTAGCTTCCAGCCCAAGGAAAGGTAGGAGCCTAAGATATGGGCCTGAACTTGACATTCTTGGTTCATTGAGGAAGCCCCTTGAACCAGACTTTACTGATGATGAGTGA
- the LOC114370219 gene encoding protein CNGC15a-like isoform X2, which produces MDNNKESHLSMVSFNEVSNDKQKGGKDAIGNKSSEDGRELSRVFSEDYDAAEILVLDPRGHRVNTWNKIFLAACLLSLFVDPLFFYLPVAKKDKCIDMSVGLEVFLTIIRSLIDAFYIIQIYFRFQTAYIAPSSRVSGRGELIIDSSKIASKYMRRDFWLDLMAAQPLPQVLIWAVIPNLKGSQMIASRHILRLASIFQYLLRLYLIYPLSSEIVKANGVMMEKAWAGAAYNLMLYMLASHVLGSSWYLLSIERQNECWKKVCTLQYPHCQYRYLDCQSMGDPDRIAWLRSSNLSSLCDQSSDFFQFGIFADALNLEVTASKFFNKYCYCLWWGLRNLSSVGQNLLTGTRVAEINFAVIIAVLGLVLFALLIGNMQTYLQSTTTRLEEWRIRRTDTERWMHHRQLPRYLKQNVRRHEQFRWVATRGVDEETILRDLPIDLRRDIKRHLCLNLVRQVPLFDQMDERMLDAICERLKPSLFTPGACVVREGDLVNEMLFIVRGRLDSCTTNGGRTGFFNTCRLGSGDFCGEELLPWALDPRPTVVLPSSTRTVKAITEVEAFALIAGDLKFVAAQFRRLHSKQLRHTFRFHSHQWRTWAACFIQAAWFRYKRIKETSELKRKENLMMAFVPGTTGSEHFSAPLQAPKGTMYAAKLASSPRKGRSLRYGPELDILGSLRKPLEPDFTDDE; this is translated from the exons ATGGACAACAACAAAGAAAGTCACTTGTCAATGGTGTCCTTTAATGAAGTGAGTAATGATAAACAAAAGGGTGGGAAGGATGCAATAGGCAACAAGTCCTCTGAGGATGGAAGAGAACTTTCAAGGGTCTTCTCTGAGGATTATGATGCAGCAGAGATTTTGGTATTGGATCCTAGGGGACATAGAGTAAACACATGGAACAAAATTTTCTTAGCGGCGTGTTTGCTTTCGTTATTCGTGGATCCTCTATTCTTTTACTTACCAGTGGCTAAGAAAGACAAGTGCATTGATATGTCAGTTGGTCTTGAAGTGTTCCTCACCATAATCCGATCATTGATTGATGCATTTTACATTATTCAGATTTATTTTCGGTTTCAAACCGCTTATATTGCTCCTTCCTCTCGTGTTTCTGGTAGAGGAGAGCTTATCATAGACTCTTCAAAAATTGCATCGAAGTACATGCGAAGAGACTTCTGGCTTGATCTAATGGCTGCTCAACCACTTCCACAG GTATTGATTTGGGCAGTAATTCCAAATCTAAAAGGGTCTCAAATGATTGCTTCAAGGCATATTTTACGCCTTGCTTCCATTTTCCAGTACCTCTTGAGATTGTATCTTATTTATCCTCTATCATCTGAAATCGTCAAGGCAAATGGGGTAATGATGGAAAAGGCATGGGCTGGGGCAGCATATAATCTGATGCTCTATATGCTAGCTAGTCAT GTTTTAGGATCCTCTTGGTACCTGTTATCAATTGAACGCCAGAATGAATGTTGGAAGAAAGTTTGTACACTGCAGTACCCACACTGCCAGTATCGTTATCTTGATTGTCAAAGCATGGGTGACCCGGATAGGATTGCTTGGTTAAGATCAAGTAATCTCTCAAGTCTATGTGATCAAAGCAGTGATTTCTTTCAATTTGGCATCTTTGCTGATGCTCTCAATTTGGAAGTTACGGCCTCTAAATTCTTCAACAAATACTGTTACTGTCTCTGGTGGGGACTAAGGAATCTTAG CTCTGTGGGACAGAATCTCTTAACTGGCACACGTGTTGCAGAGATCAATTTTGCTGTGATCATTGCAGTTCTTGGATTGGTGCTTTTTGCATTGCTTATAGGCAATATGCAA ACCTACCTGCAATCCACCACTACACGGCTAGAAGAATGGAGAATAAGAAGGACAGATACAGAAAGATGGATGCATCACAGGCAGCTCCCCCGTTACCTAAAGCAAAACGTGCGACGTCATGAACAATTCAGATGGGTTGCTACTAGGGGAGTTGATGAGGAAACTATTCTCAGAGACCTTCCCATAGATCTAAGACGTGACATCAAACGCCACCTTTGCCTCAATCTAGTCCGACAA GTACCACTATTTGATCAAATGGATGAAAGGATGCTAGATGCAATATGTGAAAGGCTGAAACCTTCTCTTTTCACTCCAGGCGCTTGTGTGGTTCGCGAGGGTGACCTGGTGAACGAGATGCTTTTCATTGTTCGAGGACGCCTAGATTCTTGCACCACCAACGGTGGCAGAACAGGTTTCTTCAACACCTGCAGACTTGGCTCTGGTGACTTCTGTGGTGAAGAGCTCCTGCCATGGGCCTTGGACCCTCGTCCAACGGTAGTCCTTCCTTCATCAACTCGCACGGTGAAAGCCATCACCGAAGTGGAAGCCTTTGCACTCATTGCAGGGGACTTGAAGTTTGTGGCAGCACAATTCAGAAGGCTGCACAGCAAACAACTGAGGCACACTTTTAGGTTCCACTCCCACCAGTGGAGGACTTGGGCTGCGTGCTTCATACAAGCAGCATGGTTCAGgtataaaagaataaaggagACAAGTGAACTCAAGAGAAAGGAGAATCTGATGATGGCCTTTGTTCCTGGAACAACTGGCTCTGAACATTTCTCTGCACCTCTTCAGGCCCCAAAGGGCACAATGTATGCTGCAAAACTAGCTTCCAGCCCAAGGAAAGGTAGGAGCCTAAGATATGGGCCTGAACTTGACATTCTTGGTTCATTGAGGAAGCCCCTTGAACCAGACTTTACTGATGATGAGTGA
- the LOC114370219 gene encoding protein CNGC15a-like isoform X4 has protein sequence MVSDRSKSVRFQDELETNKLMDNNKESHLSMVSFNEVSNDKQKGGKDAIGNKSSEDGRELSRVFSEDYDAAEILVLDPRGHRVNTWNKIFLAACLLSLFVDPLFFYLPVAKKDKCIDMSVGLEVFLTIIRSLIDAFYIIQIYFRFQTAYIAPSSRVSGRGELIIDSSKIASKYMRRDFWLDLMAAQPLPQVLGSSWYLLSIERQNECWKKVCTLQYPHCQYRYLDCQSMGDPDRIAWLRSSNLSSLCDQSSDFFQFGIFADALNLEVTASKFFNKYCYCLWWGLRNLSSVGQNLLTGTRVAEINFAVIIAVLGLVLFALLIGNMQTYLQSTTTRLEEWRIRRTDTERWMHHRQLPRYLKQNVRRHEQFRWVATRGVDEETILRDLPIDLRRDIKRHLCLNLVRQVPLFDQMDERMLDAICERLKPSLFTPGACVVREGDLVNEMLFIVRGRLDSCTTNGGRTGFFNTCRLGSGDFCGEELLPWALDPRPTVVLPSSTRTVKAITEVEAFALIAGDLKFVAAQFRRLHSKQLRHTFRFHSHQWRTWAACFIQAAWFRYKRIKETSELKRKENLMMAFVPGTTGSEHFSAPLQAPKGTMYAAKLASSPRKGRSLRYGPELDILGSLRKPLEPDFTDDE, from the exons ATGGTTTCTGATAGATCAAAATCTGTGAG ATTTCAAGATGAACTTGAGACAAATAAGTTAATGGACAACAACAAAGAAAGTCACTTGTCAATGGTGTCCTTTAATGAAGTGAGTAATGATAAACAAAAGGGTGGGAAGGATGCAATAGGCAACAAGTCCTCTGAGGATGGAAGAGAACTTTCAAGGGTCTTCTCTGAGGATTATGATGCAGCAGAGATTTTGGTATTGGATCCTAGGGGACATAGAGTAAACACATGGAACAAAATTTTCTTAGCGGCGTGTTTGCTTTCGTTATTCGTGGATCCTCTATTCTTTTACTTACCAGTGGCTAAGAAAGACAAGTGCATTGATATGTCAGTTGGTCTTGAAGTGTTCCTCACCATAATCCGATCATTGATTGATGCATTTTACATTATTCAGATTTATTTTCGGTTTCAAACCGCTTATATTGCTCCTTCCTCTCGTGTTTCTGGTAGAGGAGAGCTTATCATAGACTCTTCAAAAATTGCATCGAAGTACATGCGAAGAGACTTCTGGCTTGATCTAATGGCTGCTCAACCACTTCCACAG GTTTTAGGATCCTCTTGGTACCTGTTATCAATTGAACGCCAGAATGAATGTTGGAAGAAAGTTTGTACACTGCAGTACCCACACTGCCAGTATCGTTATCTTGATTGTCAAAGCATGGGTGACCCGGATAGGATTGCTTGGTTAAGATCAAGTAATCTCTCAAGTCTATGTGATCAAAGCAGTGATTTCTTTCAATTTGGCATCTTTGCTGATGCTCTCAATTTGGAAGTTACGGCCTCTAAATTCTTCAACAAATACTGTTACTGTCTCTGGTGGGGACTAAGGAATCTTAG CTCTGTGGGACAGAATCTCTTAACTGGCACACGTGTTGCAGAGATCAATTTTGCTGTGATCATTGCAGTTCTTGGATTGGTGCTTTTTGCATTGCTTATAGGCAATATGCAA ACCTACCTGCAATCCACCACTACACGGCTAGAAGAATGGAGAATAAGAAGGACAGATACAGAAAGATGGATGCATCACAGGCAGCTCCCCCGTTACCTAAAGCAAAACGTGCGACGTCATGAACAATTCAGATGGGTTGCTACTAGGGGAGTTGATGAGGAAACTATTCTCAGAGACCTTCCCATAGATCTAAGACGTGACATCAAACGCCACCTTTGCCTCAATCTAGTCCGACAA GTACCACTATTTGATCAAATGGATGAAAGGATGCTAGATGCAATATGTGAAAGGCTGAAACCTTCTCTTTTCACTCCAGGCGCTTGTGTGGTTCGCGAGGGTGACCTGGTGAACGAGATGCTTTTCATTGTTCGAGGACGCCTAGATTCTTGCACCACCAACGGTGGCAGAACAGGTTTCTTCAACACCTGCAGACTTGGCTCTGGTGACTTCTGTGGTGAAGAGCTCCTGCCATGGGCCTTGGACCCTCGTCCAACGGTAGTCCTTCCTTCATCAACTCGCACGGTGAAAGCCATCACCGAAGTGGAAGCCTTTGCACTCATTGCAGGGGACTTGAAGTTTGTGGCAGCACAATTCAGAAGGCTGCACAGCAAACAACTGAGGCACACTTTTAGGTTCCACTCCCACCAGTGGAGGACTTGGGCTGCGTGCTTCATACAAGCAGCATGGTTCAGgtataaaagaataaaggagACAAGTGAACTCAAGAGAAAGGAGAATCTGATGATGGCCTTTGTTCCTGGAACAACTGGCTCTGAACATTTCTCTGCACCTCTTCAGGCCCCAAAGGGCACAATGTATGCTGCAAAACTAGCTTCCAGCCCAAGGAAAGGTAGGAGCCTAAGATATGGGCCTGAACTTGACATTCTTGGTTCATTGAGGAAGCCCCTTGAACCAGACTTTACTGATGATGAGTGA